In Lactococcus protaetiae, the genomic window ATCCTTGAATTTCGTCCGATTGCCCTAGAGCGTTTAGGATTCTGGGACAGGGTTGAACTCATATCAGAGATGTTAAGCAGACTTTTGTAGCTTTAGCTGCGTGCAGGTCGCTTAGTTGTTACACCTAGAGGTTATACCCTAACTGAATTCAGTGGTGAGTTGCCCTTTTATCAGTCGCTTCATCGACTAGAGAAAATGGACAAATATTTTACGAAACTCCCACTGAACAACTCTTGACTTCAGTGCAATATACCATCGCCCCAAATGGCTAGACAGCGTAGCTATCAAAGAGTATTGATAAAAAGACGTATCAGCTTGATGACAAGCTTTATTCATAACAAAAAGATAAATTAATGAGTAATAATAAAAAATAAACAAAAAAACGGTCTCCGCAAAGGACGAAAAACCGTGGTACCACCTTATTTTTTTCTGTCAGCATACTGACAGAAACTCAGAACGTGTAACGTACGCGACGCTTGAACTTACAAAATTTTCAGCTCAAGAAATTATGCTCAACAGTCGTGTTCAAAAGTAAAGTGAACCTCTGAACACCTTGAATATTCACTGACAGAATTTTTGTCAGTAAATATGTTGAAACAAATCAGCTGATGATGAGAAAAACAGAGATTACGGAACTTCCATCAACTTCCGCTCGCTAGAAATATGTTTTTCAAACCTTGGTCTGACTTTTTTAATTTTTTAATTCACTTAAATCGATTGTTTCTTGATCATCAAGTGGATTTGGTACTTCTGGAATTTCTGCTTCTAATTCGGGAAAAATTTCATCCGCTTCCACTGTCTCTGACATACTGTCCTCATTTACAGATTCTTCCGTAAACTCACTTGATACTTCTTCTGTTTCAGTCAATTCATCGATATCTACCGTTGGAGCTTCTTCTATTTCTGAAAACTCAGGTATTTCTTCAGGTTTAACATCACTTGATTCAACTTCCAAATCTTCGTCAGAAAGTGGCGTAATACTTTGAGTTTTTGTCAATGTATTTTCTGCATCTCCCAAATGTTCTTCAAGTATTTCTTGAAGTTTTTCTTCGGGATTAGTCACATAACTCTGAGTCGGTTGCAACATTTCTGCCCAATCATCAGATTGTACTGAAGCAAGCTGAGCTTCAATGATAGAAGTCATCCGTTGATGATAAAGACGCATCTTCCGCTTCAAATCGTCCGTATCACGAACCAAACGTCGCGCATCTTCTGAAGCAGCATTTAAAATCAAGCCAGCTTCTTTTTTCGCAGCTTCGATGATGAGCTGACTCTTATTTCCAGCATCAGCAATAATATTATTTGCTTCATTTTGAGATTGCGAACGAAGATTATCTGCAGCATCTTGTGCTACAACAATAGACTTATTCAACGAATCCTTCATGTCGTCAAAATATTTTACGCGTTCGCGCAATGATTTCAACTCACGCTCTTGGTCTTTAATCGTTTGTGCAAATTCATCGTAATCACGAACCACGATATCCAGAAACTCATCCACTTCATGTTTGTTGAAACCGCGAAATTGTGGGTTAAATGTTTTATTTTGGACGTCCAGACTATTCAATGTCATAGCTCACTCCTTTTCATATTTAGCGAAAATCTTTTATATTCAGTCCCTTTTTAATCTACTGAGCGAGACTGCTATGGTTGTCATGCGACTATCAACCCATTGCCATTTTTTACAACAAATCAGCTCTCATTCAACCAAAATCTAATGATTTTCAAACTTTTAAATCTTACTTCTTACTATTTTTAGTAAGTTCAACTTCAACTCTCTGCTTACCTTTTTTCGTCAGTCCCAAAATTTTCACAATCTTGACTCGACCAAACCCACGAACACTAATTAAATCGCCTTCAGTAACAGAGAAATCTTTTTTATTTATTTCAAGGTAATTAATCTTAACCTTATTTGATTCTAACATATTCGTCGCAATATTGCGAGAAATTTTAAAAGAAACAGCGATGATTTTATCAAGTCTTAAACTATCTACAAGAACAACATCACTGACAGGACTGTCAGTGGTTTCTGTCAGTGCTGACAGCGAAATTTCCTTGATTTTTACTGCACTTCGACCTATTTTATCAATAGACTTAAATATATTTACCAAATGTTTACTGACAAAAACTTGAATACTCTTGTCAGTAACAATAATATCCCCTAACTCTTGTCTTTTGACCCCTGTTTGTCCTAAAAAAGTCCCTAAAACTTGAGCATGTGAAATTTGTGAAAATTTCGTTGCATAATTAATTTCAAGCAAGGATAAATCAAAATCCTCAACATCCAAAATATAAAATTGTGGAGCTAAAATCATTTTTGAAAGTTCTGTAACTGCGAAATCCTGACTTGAAAAAATATGGACTTCTCGTTTATTTGCTAGACTTTGAAGAATTTGACATTCGCGAGGGTTTAAAAAGTGAGTCGTTATCACTGAATAAGATTGCTCAACTTGATTAATCCAATCCACACAACGATCAATAAATCTTCGTTCCTCAGGATGAAAATGCTGATAAATATTTTCAGATGTCAAAACAAGATACCATTAAGTACAATTGCAATGAAACGTTGAATCAACTGTAAAGCAATAATCGCAACCCATATTGTGAAATCCAACCCAGCAATCCGCAGAGGAAGATTTTCAAATAAACTAAGATAAGGACGAGAGATTTTGATAATTAATTGACCAATCCATGTGCCATATAAACTAGGTACCCAACTCATTAAAGCATAAATAACCAGAATAAACGAATAAACATCCATCAAACGGAAAAGCCAACTCACTAGTGTAAGAATTGTAAGCATTAGTATAAATCGTAACTTTCAAAATTTTGGCCAGCCAAGATGGACATTTCTTTGGCTGCATCAACAGTGATATTTGCAGGAGTCATCAAGAAAATCTGACCTCCAACATTTTGAATATCACCATCAAGAGTAAAGACCACACCCGTCATGAAGTCGATTGAACGACGCGCTTGTGCATCTCCCATAAATTTAAAATTCACAAGGACAGATTCACCATTTTTGACGATACGCGCTGCTTCCATGATGTCCGCATAGGCACGTGGTTCTTTGATTGCAATAGTTGAAACCGCAGAAGCAAGAGATTGTGCTTGCGTAGCTGAGGCTTGTTGTACGATTTTTTCAGGCATAGGTTTTGAGAAATTTGAAACAGTGCGTTTTGGTGCAACTGTTTGTGTTTGAGTTCTTGTAGTTGAAGATGTGGTACGAGATTGACTCGCACCTTTAGGCATTGTTCGCTCCTCAACTTTAGGTTTTGGTGTAGATACTACAGTTGGCTTAGATTCTTGCACAGGGCGAACAGGTTCATCGAACTCTTCTTCATCCTCTACAAAATAATCACGCAGATTATTCATCCAATCTTTAAAGGCCATATTTTCCTCCGTTGTTTACTTTGAAAGTAGCTTACAAGTCTTTAAAAAACTCTGTGCCAATCCTAACAAAGGTCGCACCATTTTTAATGGCATTCCGATAATCTCTACTCATTCCCATACTTAATTCAGTACAAGGAATATTAGGGATTTTCATCTCAGATATTTCAACTTGTAATTTTTTTGTTCGTCCGAAAATGTCATCGCATTCTTCTTCAGTTGCATCAAACGGAGCCA contains:
- a CDS encoding YggT family protein; its protein translation is MLTILTLVSWLFRLMDVYSFILVIYALMSWVPSLYGTWIGQLIIKISRPYLSLFENLPLRIAGLDFTIWVAIIALQLIQRFIAIVLNGILF
- a CDS encoding DivIVA domain-containing protein — protein: MTLNSLDVQNKTFNPQFRGFNKHEVDEFLDIVVRDYDEFAQTIKDQERELKSLRERVKYFDDMKDSLNKSIVVAQDAADNLRSQSQNEANNIIADAGNKSQLIIEAAKKEAGLILNAASEDARRLVRDTDDLKRKMRLYHQRMTSIIEAQLASVQSDDWAEMLQPTQSYVTNPEEKLQEILEEHLGDAENTLTKTQSITPLSDEDLEVESSDVKPEEIPEFSEIEEAPTVDIDELTETEEVSSEFTEESVNEDSMSETVEADEIFPELEAEIPEVPNPLDDQETIDLSELKN
- a CDS encoding cell division protein SepF, whose amino-acid sequence is MAFKDWMNNLRDYFVEDEEEFDEPVRPVQESKPTVVSTPKPKVEERTMPKGASQSRTTSSTTRTQTQTVAPKRTVSNFSKPMPEKIVQQASATQAQSLASAVSTIAIKEPRAYADIMEAARIVKNGESVLVNFKFMGDAQARRSIDFMTGVVFTLDGDIQNVGGQIFLMTPANITVDAAKEMSILAGQNFESYDLY
- a CDS encoding RNA-binding protein — protein: MTSENIYQHFHPEERRFIDRCVDWINQVEQSYSVITTHFLNPRECQILQSLANKREVHIFSSQDFAVTELSKMILAPQFYILDVEDFDLSLLEINYATKFSQISHAQVLGTFLGQTGVKRQELGDIIVTDKSIQVFVSKHLVNIFKSIDKIGRSAVKIKEISLSALTETTDSPVSDVVLVDSLRLDKIIAVSFKISRNIATNMLESNKVKINYLEINKKDFSVTEGDLISVRGFGRVKIVKILGLTKKGKQRVEVELTKNSKK